The following DNA comes from Microbacterium wangchenii.
AACTCACGTGTGGCGAACAGGCCACTGGGACGGACGAGAAGAACGATGATCATGATGATCCAGGGCAGCACGGTCGCGAAGTGCTGACCGAAGGCCGCCGGGGCGTACCCGTTGGCCAGTTGCTGCAGCACCCCGAGCACGAGCCCACCGGCGACGCAACCGGGGAGGGATCGGATGCCGCCCAGGATGAGAGCCGGCAGCGCGGTGAAGGCGACGACATCCAGCGTCGGGCGCAGCCCCCCGCCGGCCTCCGTCGCCATGAGGACTCCCGCGATGACCGCGGCGCCGGCGCTCATGAGCCATGCGTACGGCGCCACCTTCCGCGGGCTGATGCCCTGAACGAATGCCGCCTGACTGTCGCTCGCAATGGCGCGCATCCCCACTCCCACGCGAGTGTGCTGGATGACCAGCCAGAAGATGATGAGGACGGCGATGCTCAGGACGATCACCCAGATGTCGCGCATCGGCACGTTGATGGCGCCGAGCCGGAGGGTGTTCAGGCCCCACGGGTCGCCCAGGAGGAGCACTTCCGCCCCCCAGGACGACACCGCCGTCGCCTGGCTGAGGCTCAGCAGGCCGATCGTGACGAGAAGGATCGCCAGGCCGGCGGCATGCTGGTCGGCGGTGCGGTCGATCCGCTGGAAGATCACATAGTGGATGGCGAGCCCCAGCGCCGTGACCAGGACGATCGCGATCAGCAGCGAGAGCCAGAAGTTGATGCCGAAGTTCTGATGGAACTGGAACAGCGTGTAGGCGCCGAGGAGCACGAACGACCCCGGCAGCAGGTTGAAGTGCCCGGTGGCCTTCAGCAGCACGACGAAGCTGAGCGACACCAGCGCATAGAGGAACCCGAGCGCGATGCCCGAAATGAGGATCTGGACGAAGGTGTCCATCAGCCTTCGCCTCCCTTCGTCGTTTTCACGGCCGACGCGTCGCCGGCGGCGGCGGCGCCCAGATATGCCTCCACGACGCGCGGGTTGGCCTGCGTCTCCGCGGGGGTGCCCAGTCCGATCGCCTGACCGAAATTGAGGGCGAGCACCCGGTCCGCCACATCCATCACCAGGAAGGTGTCGTGCTCGATGAGCACGATGGTCAAGCCCATCGCTTCCTTCAGCTCGAGCACCGCTCCGATCAACTCGTCCGTCTCGGCGTGGTTCAGCCCGGCAACCGGTTCGTCGAGCAGCAGCAGCTGCGGTGCGACGACAGCCGCCTTCGCCAATTCGATCCGTTTGCGCGTGCCGTAGGGCAGGCTCTTGATGGGCGTGTGGGCGAGGTCGGCCATCCCCATGACATCCAGCACCTCGTAGGCGTGCTGGCGCGCGTCGATCTCATCGCGGCGGGCCTTGCCGAACCATGCCAGACCGGCCGGGATTCCTGCGCCGATCTTGCTGGCTCGACCGACGAGCACGTTCTCGAGCACCGTCATGCTGGAGAACAGGCCCAGGTTCTGGAAGGTCCGGGCGATACCGTGCTGCGCGATCTGATCCGCCCGCTGGCCCGTCAGGGGTGTGCCGTCGAAGCGGATCTCGCCCGAGTAGCTCACGAGCCCGCTGAGGCAGTTGAACAGAGTCGTCTTTCCTGCGCCGTTGGGCCCGATGATCGCGAACAGCTCCCCCCTCTCGACGTCGAAGCTGACCTGGTCGACCGCCGTGACGCCACCGAATCTGACGGTCACATCCTGGGCGCTCAGCAATGCTCCACTCATCGGATCCGACCTCTCTTGCGCTCCTCGTAGGCCACACGGAAGGAACG
Coding sequences within:
- a CDS encoding branched-chain amino acid ABC transporter permease, which translates into the protein MDTFVQILISGIALGFLYALVSLSFVVLLKATGHFNLLPGSFVLLGAYTLFQFHQNFGINFWLSLLIAIVLVTALGLAIHYVIFQRIDRTADQHAAGLAILLVTIGLLSLSQATAVSSWGAEVLLLGDPWGLNTLRLGAINVPMRDIWVIVLSIAVLIIFWLVIQHTRVGVGMRAIASDSQAAFVQGISPRKVAPYAWLMSAGAAVIAGVLMATEAGGGLRPTLDVVAFTALPALILGGIRSLPGCVAGGLVLGVLQQLANGYAPAAFGQHFATVLPWIIMIIVLLVRPSGLFATREFRRA
- a CDS encoding ABC transporter ATP-binding protein, whose translation is MSGALLSAQDVTVRFGGVTAVDQVSFDVERGELFAIIGPNGAGKTTLFNCLSGLVSYSGEIRFDGTPLTGQRADQIAQHGIARTFQNLGLFSSMTVLENVLVGRASKIGAGIPAGLAWFGKARRDEIDARQHAYEVLDVMGMADLAHTPIKSLPYGTRKRIELAKAAVVAPQLLLLDEPVAGLNHAETDELIGAVLELKEAMGLTIVLIEHDTFLVMDVADRVLALNFGQAIGLGTPAETQANPRVVEAYLGAAAAGDASAVKTTKGGEG